One segment of Theobroma cacao cultivar B97-61/B2 chromosome 9, Criollo_cocoa_genome_V2, whole genome shotgun sequence DNA contains the following:
- the LOC18590441 gene encoding serine carboxypeptidase-like 51, with product MEKFYVLCLLVFFSFSLFHGGIARAVKSQGGSEEWGYVEVRPKAHMFWWLYKSPYRVEQPSKPWPIILWLQGGPGASGVGIGNFEEIGPLDTNLKPRNSTWLKKADLLFVDNPVGTGYSFVEDTKLFVKTDDDAATDLTTLLIELFNRNESLQKSPLYIVAESYGGKFAVTAGLSILKAIEAGKLKLKLGGVALGNSWISPEDFVFSWGPLLKDVSRLDNNGMEKSKSLAEEIRQQLKDGQYEEATNTWSQLESVISQNSNSVDFYNFLLDSGSGPLALTSSAISNGIFAVKRYSRYLSSLRVSPGNDGGDLDSLMNGVIKKKLKIIPANVSWGGQSDYVFSRLAGDFMNPRIAEVDELLAKGVNVTVYNGQLDVICATKGTEAWVDKLKWEGLQDFLSKERTPLYCKGDQGTKGFLKSYKNMQFYWILGAGHFVPVEQPCVSLNMAGAITQSPAAEAS from the exons atggaAAAATTCTATGTTCTTTGTCTCCTggttttcttctctttttctctgttTCATGGAGGAATAGCCAGAGCTGTCAAATCCCAAGGTGGATCAGAAGAATGGGGTTATGTTGAAGTCAGACCAA AAGCACACATGTTTTGGTGGCTTTATAAGAGTCCTTATAGAGTTGAACAGCCCTCCAAGCCATGGCCAATCATTCTATGGCTACAGGGTGGACCT GGTGCCTCAGGAGTTGGAATTGGAAACTTTGAGGAGATTGGGCCATTAGACACCAACCTGAAGCCAAGGAACTCTACTTGGCTAAAAAAAGCTGATCTTTTGTTTGTG GACAACCCTGTTGGAACGGGATACAGCTTTGTGGAGGACACAAAGTTGTTTGTGAAAACTGATGATGATGCAGCAACCGATTTAACTACTTTGCTGATTGAATTATTTAATAGAAATGAAAGCCTCCAAAAGAGTCCCCTGTACATTGTGGCAGAGTCTTATGGAGGAAAATTTGCTGTCACTGCTGGATTATCAATTCTAAAAGCCATTGAAGCtggaaaattgaagctaaaaCTTGGAG GAGTTGCCTTGGGAAATAGTTGGATCTCACCAGAGGATTTTGTG TTTTCATGGGGGCCTCTTCTTAAGGATGTTTCACGGCTAGATAACAATGGAATGGAGAAATCAAAGAG TCTAGCTGAGGAGATAAGGCAGCAACTCAAAGATGGTCAATATGAAGAAGCAACAAATACTTGGAGTCAACTTGAGTCAGTAATTAGCCAAAACAGCAATTCAGTG GATTTCTACAATTTTCTTCTGGATTCAGGATCGGGCCCCCTAGCTTTAACCTCTTCTGCGATCTCTAATGGGATTTTTGCAGTTAAAAGATACTCAAGATATCTGAGTTCCTTGAGGGTTTCTCCAGGCAATGATGGGGGTGATCTTGATAGTTTGATGAATGGTGTCATTAAGAAAAAGCTTAAGATCATCCCAGCTAATGTCTC atggGGAGGGCAGTCAGATTATGTTTTCTCACGTTTGGCAGGTGATTTTATGAATCCAAGGATTGCTGAG GTTGATGAGCTTCTTGCTAAAGGAGTCAATGTCACTGTATACAATGGGCAA CTTGATGTGATTTGTGCAACAAAGGGGACTGAAGCCTGGGTTGATAAGCTCAA GTGGGAAGGACTCCAGGATTTTCTAAGCAAGGAAAGAACTCCTCTGTATTGTAAGGGCGATCAAGGAACAAAAGGCTTCCTCAAATCATACAAAAATATGCAGTTTTACTGGATTCTTGGGGCAGGACACTTT GTACCTGTGGAGCAGCCCTGTGTATCATTAAACATGGCAGGTGCAATCACACAGTCTCCAGCTGCAGAAGCTTCTTAA
- the LOC18590442 gene encoding solanesyl-diphosphate synthase 1, mitochondrial isoform X3, whose product MVVAEVPNLASAAEYFFKIGAEGKRFRPTVLLLMATALSVRIPELPPAGVGDTLPTDLRTSQQRIAEITEMIHVASLLHDDVLDDADKRRGICSLNAVMGNKLAVLAGDFLLSRACVSLASLKNTEVVTLIATVVENLVTGETMQLTTASKQRFSMDYYMQKTYNKTASLISNSCKSIAILAGHTAEVAMLAFEYGKNLGLAFQLIDDVLDFTGTSASLGKGSLSDIRHGIITAPILFAMEEFPELHAVVDQGFKNPANVDIALGFLGKSSGIQRTKELAMKHANLAAQVIESLPESDDANVIRSRQALIDLTQRVLTRNK is encoded by the exons GCGCAGAAGGAAAGAGGTTTCGTCCCACG GTTTTACTTTTGATGGCGACAGCTTTGAGTGTGCGTATACCTGAACTACCTCCTGCTGGAGTTGGAGATACCTTGCCAACTGACTTACGTACAAGTCAGCAGCGTATAGCTGAGATCACGGAGATGATCCAT GTGGCAAGCCTCCTTCATGATGATGTCTTGGATGATGCAGATAAAAGACGGGGTATTTGTTCGTTAAATGCTGTAATGGGCAATAAG CTGGCTGTATTAGCAGGAGATTTCCTGCTTTCTCGAGCTTGTGTGTCCCTAGCCTCGTTAAAAAATACAGAG GTTGTCACCTTAATAGCAACAGTGGTAGAGAATCTTGTTACAGGTGAAACCATGCAACTTACAACTGCTTCTAAACAACGTTTTAG TATGGATTATTACATGCAGAAGACATACAATAAGACTGCATCCTTAATATCAAACAGCTGCAAGTCAATTGCCATTCTTGCTGGCCATACAGCAGAAGTTGCGATGTTGGCCTTTGAGTACGGCAAAAATCTG gGATTAGCATTTCAATTGATAGATGATGTTCTTGATTTCACAGGCACTTCAGCATCCCTTGGAAAGGGTTCTTTATCTGATATCCGACAT GGAATCATAACAGCTCCAATCTTGTTTGCCATGGAAGAATTTCCTGAATTGCATGCAGTCGTTGACCAGGGATTCAAAAACCCTGCAAATGTTGACATA GCCCTTGGATTCCTTGGGAAGAGTAGTGGAATACAAAGGACCAAGGAACTAGCTATGAAGCATGCTAACCTCGCTGCACAAGTGATTGAATCTCTACCAGAAAGTGATGATGCAAATGTAATAAGGTCACGGCAGGCACTCATAGATCTCACTCAAAGAGTACTTACCAGAAATAAGTGA